GTGCAGCCGGCATCATCCTTTACAACCGTGTACCCGGGCATATCCTGCTCACCGGCACGGCCTCGGTTACCGGTTCCCTCAACCCAATACCGGCAGTGAACATCGCATGGGAAGACGGACAGAAGCTGAAGGAATTGTTCGACAAAGGCATCCTCTCATCGGCACACATCCGCATGAATAACACCAGCCAGATGATCAAGGCCCGCAACGTGATTGCCACCGTGAAAGGATCGGAAAAACCCGATGAGGTGGTGCTGATCGGTGGCCACCTGGATTCCTGGGATCTCGCTACAGGTGCCATCGATAATGGCATCGGTTCATTCACCGTGCTCGACATCGCACGCCTGTTCAAATCCGCCAACCTCCATCCGGCCCGTACCGTCAAATTCGTGATGTTCATGGGCGAAGAGCAGGGGTTATTGGGCTCCAACGCACTCATTGCACAAATGAAGAAAGACGGCACCCTCGATCAGGTCAAATGCATGGTGAACCTGGACATGGCGGGCAACCCCAAAGGATTCACCTGGGGGGGACGAGAAGAGATGAAGGCATTTGTGGACAGCATCGGAGCCATCATCACAGGGGTGGATTCCTCCTTTGCCGATGAAAACAAGGATGGCCTGGGACTCCACAGCGACCATGCCCCGTTCATGATGGAAGGCATCCCGACATTGGGCGTTGTGAACAACATGGATCCGGAAATCTACAAATACTACCATTCCAACAAAGACGATTTCAACCTGGTCACTAAAAGCGATATGGACAACGGCGCCCGGTTCACCGCCATGTTGCTGTATGCCCTGGCCGATGCGAAAACCCTTCCGGCAAAGAGGCTGACATCCGATGAAACACGCGATTTTCTGATCGCACAGGGGCTGAAAGAGGAAATGATTGTGGCCAAAACCTGGCGTTGGTCGGAATGATTCACCGCCATTTATTCGGAAGGATGCACGTGAACTTTGACAGGAAGATGCCGGACGTGTATCAGGACAAATTATATTCGGAATTGCATTTCCAAATCGTTAAGAATTGATACTTTATTTGGAATTAAAAAAAATGCTTTGTTCCTTTGTACCGTGATTAAAGCGCAATGAAAGCAAACAACACCTTTTACTTCTATTTTTATTTTGGTTCCCAACGGGGGATCTGAAAGTTGTTGTTGTGAAAAACAGAAACCTACAGGCCCCGAAAAAATCGGGGCCTTTTTTTTTAATTATATGCGTAAACTCAAAATCGGAATCCAGGGCATAGAAGCCTCATTCCACGACCTGGTGGCCCACCAGTATTTCGGAGAGAACATCGAAACCATTCCCTGCGCATCTTTCGGCCTGCTGTGCGAAAAGCTGGCGACCGGCGATGTGGACTACAGTGTGATGGCCATCGAAAACTCCCTCTCGGGCAGCTTGCTGACCAACTACCGCCTGCTTCAGGACCATCACCTGAAGATCATCGGTGAAGTGTACCTGCCCATCCAGCAAAACCTGCTGGTGTTGCCGGGGGTGAAAATGGAAGACATCGAAGAGGTGTTATCTCACCCCATCGCCCTGCGCCAGTGTACCGAGTACCTGGCCCAGCATCCCAACTGGAAACTGCTCGAGCGCAATGATACGGCTGAATGTGCCAAAGTCATCGCCGAACAGGGCAACCGCAAGGCGGCCGCCATCGCCGGTGCGTATGCAGCCGAACGATACGGACTGCAAGTGCTCGAACGCAGCATCGAATCCAACAAGAAGAATTACACCCGCTTCATGATCCTGTCGACCATGGCCGACAACCACCCCGACCATAACAAGGCCACCATCAGCCTGCGCCTCGGTCACCAGGTGGGCAGCCTCGCCAGCATCCTCGACGTTTTCCGGGATCACCACATCAACCTCACCAAAATCCAGTCCGTACCCGTGATCGGTCATCCGAACGAATACACCTTCCATGTGGATGTGGAGTGGAGCGACTACAGCAATTACGAAGCCGCCATGCACCTGGTGCTGAAACATGCCAGTCACCTTTCCGTGCTCGGCGAATACAAAAAAGGAAATCTTGAACAACTTTTAAATACAACCACTGATGAAGCCAGATTTGAACATTCAACCTATTGAGAACTGGTTGCCGGTTAGCGGCAAACCCGTCATCATCGCAGGCCCCTGCAGCGCAGAGTCTGCCGACCAGGTCCTCACCACCGCCAGGGGCATCGCCCGCCTCGAAAAAGTGAAGGTATTCCGCGCCGGCATCTGGAAACCCCGCACCCGCCCCAACTCATTCGAAGGTGTGGGTGAAGAAGGACTGAAATGGATGAAAGCAGTGAAGGAAGAAACCGGCATGCTCCTCACCACCGAAGTGGCCAACGCCGAACACGTGGAA
The DNA window shown above is from Flavobacteriales bacterium and carries:
- a CDS encoding M28 family peptidase; translated protein: MKKILVLGLPAVLLFGCQSDKPKPSLAEVFQNINADEASHAQGYEALKEATSVIGHRLTGSENGSHAETFAFDFLKKNGFEDVAFMPFEVEAWARKDINLHIQTSDSTWQPEVVSLAHSPVHSDVEAPLIFLGSGLRKDFENHAAEVKGKIVLANIGLEPADSSAKNLHRSEKTALAIEYGAAGIILYNRVPGHILLTGTASVTGSLNPIPAVNIAWEDGQKLKELFDKGILSSAHIRMNNTSQMIKARNVIATVKGSEKPDEVVLIGGHLDSWDLATGAIDNGIGSFTVLDIARLFKSANLHPARTVKFVMFMGEEQGLLGSNALIAQMKKDGTLDQVKCMVNLDMAGNPKGFTWGGREEMKAFVDSIGAIITGVDSSFADENKDGLGLHSDHAPFMMEGIPTLGVVNNMDPEIYKYYHSNKDDFNLVTKSDMDNGARFTAMLLYALADAKTLPAKRLTSDETRDFLIAQGLKEEMIVAKTWRWSE
- a CDS encoding prephenate dehydratase, which codes for MRKLKIGIQGIEASFHDLVAHQYFGENIETIPCASFGLLCEKLATGDVDYSVMAIENSLSGSLLTNYRLLQDHHLKIIGEVYLPIQQNLLVLPGVKMEDIEEVLSHPIALRQCTEYLAQHPNWKLLERNDTAECAKVIAEQGNRKAAAIAGAYAAERYGLQVLERSIESNKKNYTRFMILSTMADNHPDHNKATISLRLGHQVGSLASILDVFRDHHINLTKIQSVPVIGHPNEYTFHVDVEWSDYSNYEAAMHLVLKHASHLSVLGEYKKGNLEQLLNTTTDEARFEHSTY